Part of the Burkholderia sp. FERM BP-3421 genome, CTGATCCGCGCGTGGTCGCAGCGGCATGCGAACGGCGCGACGCCCACGGGCGGGCTCGGCGCGATCTCGATCGCCGCGCAGGTGGCGGTCGCCTTCGGTCCGCCGCTCGGCGGCGCGCTCGTGCAATGCGCCGGATGGCGCGCGATCTTCTGGATCAACGTGCCGATCGTGCTCGCCTCGTTCGTGACGGCCGCGCGCTGGCTGCCCGCCGATCCGCCGTACCAGGGCGCGCAGGCGCGCCGCACGTTGGGCGGCACGCTCAAGGAGCTGGACGTGCCGGGCCTCGTGCTGTTCGTGCTGACGCTCACGGGCCTGCTGCTGTTCCTGCAGACCGTGGCGCACCGGCCGAACTGGCTGCTGCTCGGCGCGACGGCGCTGCTCGCGCCGCTGCTCGTGCAGTGGGAGCGGCAGGCGGCGACGCCGTTCATCGACGTGCGGATGCTCGCGGAAAACCGCCCGCTGCTCGGCACCTACCTGCGTTGCGTCGGCACCTATGCCGTGTTCTACGCGATCTTCTACGCACTGCCGATGTGGTTGCAGGAGGCGCGCGGGTTGTCCGCCGCGAACGCGGGCCTCGCCATGCTGCCGATCGCCGCGCTCGGCACCGTGACCACCTTCGTCGCGACCCGCATCGCGCATCGCCACGGTCCGCGCCCGGTGCTGATCGTCGGTTCCGCGCTGCTGTGCATCGGCAGCGTCGTGATGAGTTGCTTCACGAGCAGCCTGCCGATCGCGGCCGTCGTGCTGCTCTCGATCGTGTTCGGCGTGCCGAACGGTTTCAACAACCTCGGCAATCAGGCGACGCTGTACCAGAGCGCGCCGCACGACCGGATCGGCGCCGCGTCGGGGTTGTATCGCACCGCGCAATACGTCGGCGGCAGCCTGTCGTTCGCGCTGGTCGGCGTCGCGCTCGGCCACCCGGCGAGCGACCGGGGCCTGCGCGAACTCGCGATCGTCCTGGCCGCGATCAGCGTGGTGCTGTTGCTCAATGCGGCGTCGAGCCGTCATATCGGCGCCGTGGTTCCTTCCATCCAACAACAGAAGTGAGGTGTTTGCATGTCCATTCCGACGCTCAACCGCACGGTCGCCCTGGTGGCCATCGATCTGCAGAACGGCATCGTGTCGCTGCCCGTCACGCCGTACACCGGCGCCCAGGTGGTCGCGAAGACCGTCGAGCTGGCGCAGGCGTTCCGCGCGCAGCAACTGCCGGTGATCTACGTGCACACGAGCTACCGGCCTGACGGCGGCGTGGCGCTGAAGGTCCGCACCGACGCGCCGTCGTCGCCGCCGAATCTCGATCCCGAATGGAGCGCGTTCGCGCCGGCCCTCGGCGTCGGCCCGAACGATCTCGTGGTCACCAAGCATCAGTGGGGGCGCGTTCACCGGCACCGATCTCGACGTGCAG contains:
- a CDS encoding MFS transporter, translated to MKPVHTASASDQPAQGAAARAADAGLRLPGRLVGPIVLGTLLNALNSSMIAVALVSIQQTFAPGARFDTMWLVSGLYLATAVGQPTMGRLADRFGAKRMFCIGLAIVLAASVLAPFAPSLGALVAARIALGIGTSAAYPAGMALIRAWSQRHANGATPTGGLGAISIAAQVAVAFGPPLGGALVQCAGWRAIFWINVPIVLASFVTAARWLPADPPYQGAQARRTLGGTLKELDVPGLVLFVLTLTGLLLFLQTVAHRPNWLLLGATALLAPLLVQWERQAATPFIDVRMLAENRPLLGTYLRCVGTYAVFYAIFYALPMWLQEARGLSAANAGLAMLPIAALGTVTTFVATRIAHRHGPRPVLIVGSALLCIGSVVMSCFTSSLPIAAVVLLSIVFGVPNGFNNLGNQATLYQSAPHDRIGAASGLYRTAQYVGGSLSFALVGVALGHPASDRGLRELAIVLAAISVVLLLNAASSRHIGAVVPSIQQQK